From Lolium perenne isolate Kyuss_39 chromosome 5, Kyuss_2.0, whole genome shotgun sequence, a single genomic window includes:
- the LOC127298086 gene encoding uncharacterized protein has translation MFLEKQADKEDIFFPYNFNFHFILLIIDLHLGVVNVMDSKRTEYAEWADMAAILQRAWKRFINTVPGEWKPELTFRDYPCMRQEKGNNLCGYYVCTFMRDMSCPKGGDAQIHHTRMTRLRDTLITADQIKAIQEEIAGFFITEVLTPGGEHYRKIVTAEDIRSGKVVL, from the exons atgtttttagagaagcaagcagacaaagaggatatattctttccctacaacttcaa tttccattttattctcctaatcattgatcttcaccttggagtcgtaaacgtcatggactcgaaacgtacagaatatgcggaatgggcggacatggctgccatcctccagag ggcttggaaacggttcatcaatactgttccgggtgaatggaaaccggagcttacatttagagattaccct tgtatgaggcaggaaaaagggaataacttatgtggatactacgtctgcaccttcatgcgtgacatgtcctgtcccaagggtggggatgcccaaatacaccacactcgt atgacacgcctgcgggacactctcataacagcggatcaaataaaagcaattcaagaggaaatcgcgggattctttattaccgaggtccttaccccaggtggagagcactatcggaagatcgtgacggcggaggatattcgttcaggaaaagttgtattgtaa